The following DNA comes from Janthinobacterium sp. TB1-E2.
CAGCCGCGCATCGAGGACGGGATCGGCCAGCCGCACTTGCAGCACCGCCTGGTAATCGTGCGGCGCATGGAACATCGGCAGGTGCGAGGCATACAGCCCTTGCTTGCCGCCAAACAGCACCATGCCGTGCAGGCCCCAGGTCAGGGGCGCGGCGTGGGCGAGGCTGGAGGCGAGCAGGAACAGAGAAAGGAAGAGGGTGCGCAGCATGGGTTTCATCGATGAGTTGGAATGCAACGATGATAGGGGCGGTATCATGGACAGTACAGCAACCATTTTTCACTTTTTGTGTCCTGTTTGGAAATCATCATGAACATGAGCCTTGCCGACCTGCGCGTGTTTTGCAGCGCCGCGCGCCAGCCAACCCTGGGCGCGGCGGCGCTGGAATTGAACCTGACGCCATCGGCCGTGTCGAAAGCCTTGCGTCGCCTGGAGGGGAACATGGGCGCGCCCCTGTTTGACCGGAGCGGCAAGCAATTGCTGCTCAACGACAGCGGCCGTTTGCTGCTCGAGCGTGCGCGCACCTTGCTGGCGCTGGCCGAACAGGCGCGCCTGGACGTGATGGGCGAGCGGGGCGCCATCGATGGCCGCATCGCCGGCCCCGCCCTGCTGCTGTGGCGCCACGCGGATACCTTGGCGGCGGCGTTGGACGCCTATCCGCAGGCCAGCGTGCGTTTGCAACCGGCTTTCGAGGATGCGGCGCTGGCGGCCCTGGCGCGTGGCGATTGCCATGCGGCACTGGTAACGCAAGACGCCATCGCCCAGCGCGGCGCCGACTGGCCCGCCACCTGGCACAGCACGGCGCTGGGCAGCATGCGCATGCTGCTGGCGGCCGGGCGCGGCCATGTGCTGGCGCGCGGCGTGCCGGCAGCCTGCGCCTCCGTGCGCTGCGGCATGCGGGACGTCTTGCCGCACGCCTTCGCCAGCCCGACGCACTCTTTGCTGTGCGGCGAGGAGCGTGGCCGCCATGCCGATGGCTGGCGCGGCGTGGCCGGGCGCACCATCCGCTACTGGAGCGACGATGTGCAGTTGCTGTTGGGCTATGTGCAGTCCGGCCGGGCGCTGGCCTACCTGCCCGACTTCGCCGTGCGTGCACACGATTTGCTGCAGGTCGAACTGGCTGGCAGCGTCGATTGCAGCGAACAAATCCTGCTCGTGTGGGATGGCGCGCTGGCGGGGAAGTGGCTGCACGCCTTGGCGCGGCAGTTGTCAATTCATCCGAATTGAGCAACAAACTATTGCGCTTTAACGGGTTTTTCTACCGAATCAAGCAACGTAAGATGCAGTCATCCCAATCATCTTGTGAAGGCAGATCATGTTCTCCAAAACCATCAGCAGCGTTCTTGTTTCCACCGTGTTTGCCGCCGGCGCCGCCTCGGCCGCCGCCAGCGCACCCCTGACCCTGGAAGTATTCAACCCGGGCGAAGAGGCCATCTTCCCCGTCGCTTCCGTATTGGTCGCGGGCAAGCATGACGCCGTGCTGATCGATGCGCAATTCTCGCGCGCCGAAGCGCAAAAGCTGGTGGAGAAGATCCGCGCCAGCGGCAAGAAACTGACGACCGTGTACATCAGCCACAGCGATCCCGATTTCTACTTTGGCCTCGACGTGATCAAGGCCGCGTTCCCGCAGGCGAAAATCGTTGCCACGCCGGAAACGGTCGCCGAGATCCGCCGCAAGGCTGACGCCAAGGTCGCCTACTGGGGCCCGATCCTGAAAGACAATGCGCCGAAAAGCATCGTCATTCCGGAAGCATTGAAAGGCAAGCGCATCGCCCTGGAAGGCCAGTCGCTGGACATCGCCGGCCCGACGCCAGCGCGCACCTATGTGTGGATTCCATCGATCAAGGCCGTCGTCGGCGGCGTAGTGCTGTTTGGTAACTTGCACGTGTGGACGGCCGATACGCAAAGCGCGCAATCGCGACAGGACTGGCTCAAGACCCTCGACGGCATCGCCGCCCTGAAACCCGTCACCGTCGTGCCGGGCCACTTCAAGGTCGGTTCGCCCCTGACGCCGGACAGCATCGGTTTTACGCGCGACTACCTGGTGACGTTTGAAGAGGAAACGGCCAAGGCCGCCAATTCGGCCGCCCTGATCGAAGCGATGAAAATGCGCTATCCGAAGCTGGGCCTCGATGGCGCTTTAGAAACCAGCGCGAAGGTAGCCAAAGGCGAAATGAAATGGTAAGCGGCAACAAGGAGGCTCTCATGCCCACACTGCACTACATTTTCGACCCGCTGTGCGGCTGGTGCTACGGCGCCGCGCCGCTGGTCGAGGCGGCGCGCGCCGTGCCTGGCCTGACGGTGGCGTTCCACGGCGGCGGCATGATGACGGGCAGCAATCGCCGCCAGATCACGCCCGAATGGCGTGGCTATGTGCTGCCGCATGACCGGCGCATCGAGCAAATGTCTGGCCAGCCCTTCGGCGACGCTTATATCAACGGCTTGCTGAACGACACGACGGCCATGATGGATTCCGAACCGCCGATCACGGCCATCCTGGCGGCTGAAGTCCTGGCCGGCAAGGGCCTGGACATGCTGCAGCGCGTGCAGCGCGCCCATTACGTGGACGGCTTGCGCATCGCCGACGTCCCCGTGCTGGTGACCTTGGCGCAAGAGCTGGGCATGGACGGGGCGGCATTCCAGGCCGAGTATGCGCGGCAGGCGGGCGCCGCCACGCAGCGGCACATCGACGCCAGCCGCGCCTTGCTGGCGCAGGTGGGCGGCCAGGGTTTTCCTACCTTCGTGCTCGACGATGGCAGCGGCAAGCTGTCCGTGATCGATATCGGCGGCTTCCTGGGCCAACCGGAGAAATTGCAGGCGCAACTGGGCGGCGTGTGCGATGCACAAGGGTGTGCATTGTAAATAGCTATCGATTCGATAAAATCAATTAGCTTTTCCTTTGTTGTTGACCTCGTTACACTGCTTCCATTAGTCAACAACGAAGGAAAAGCAGCCATGAGCCAACAGCCGCCATTCAGTACCGCATCGGGCATCCCCGTCGCCGACAACCAGAATTCCATCAGCGCCGGCCCCCGCGGCCCGCTGCTGCTGCAAGACTTCCACCTGATCGAAAAACTCCAGCATTTCAACCGCGAGCGCATTCCCGAGCGCGTCGTGCACGCGAAAGGTTCGGGCGCCTACGGCACCTTTACCGTCACGCACGACATCTCGCGCTACACCAAGGCCAAATTGTTTGCCGAAGTAGGCAAGCAGACGGCCACCTTCGCGCGCTTTTCCACGGTCGGCGGCGAACGCGGCAGTGCCGACACGGAACGCGACCCGCGCGGTTTCGCCGTACGTTTCTACACGGAAGAAGGTAACTGGGATTTGGTTGGCAACAACACGCCGATGTTCTTCATCAAGGACCCGATCAAGTTCCCCGATTTCGTCCACACACAAAAGCGCGATCCGCAAAGCAATCTGAAATCGGCCGAAATGATGTTCGACTTCTGGAGCCACGCGCCGGAAAGCCTGCACCAAGTCACCATGCTGTTTTCGGACCGGGGCACGCCGGACGGCTACCGCCACATGGATGGCTTCGGCAGTCACACGTATAGCCTGATCAATGCCGACGGCCAGCGCGTGTACGTGAAATGGCACTTCAAGACGCGCCAGGGCATCAAGAATCTGCCTGCCGCGGAAGCGGGCCGCCTGGCCGGTGCTGACCCCGACTACGCGCAGCGCGACCTGTTCGGCGCCATCGCACGCGGCGATTTTCCACAGTGGGAAGTCAAGCTGCAGGTGGCGACGCAGGAGCAACTCGATGCATGGGAGCAGCGCACGGGCTGGAACCCGTTCGACCTGACGAAAGTATGGCCGCACGCGGACTTCCCGCTGCTGCCGGTCGGTATTTTCGAGCTGAACCGTAACCCGGACAATTACCACGCGGAAGTCGAGCAAGCGGCCTTTTCGCCGGCCAACGCCGTGCCCGGCATGGGCTACTCGCCGGACAAGATGCTACAAGGCAGGCTGTTCGCCTACCACGACGCCCAGCTGTACCGGGTCGGCACGAACCACCAGCATCTGCCCGTGAACGCGGCCCGCTGCCTCTTCCACAACCAGCAGCGCGACGGCGGCATGGCGATCCACAATGGCGGTGCGGCGCAGAATTACGCGAACGTGGCGGCGGCAGGCAGCGCGCCGCAAGGGCTGGGCCATGGCGAGGGGGCGCTGGCGCTCGACGGCGGCGCGGCGCGCTACGATGGCCGCGGCGTGGAAGATGATTACACGCAAGCCGGCAATCTGTTCCGCCTGATGTCCGCGCAGGCGAAGCAAAACCTGTTCGACAACCTGGCTGCTCCCTTGAGTCTGGTGCGGCCGGAAACCTTGCAGCGTCAACTCGGTCACTTCGACCGGGCCGATGCCGCCTACGGCGCCGGCGTGCGGGCCGCCTTGCAGGCGCGCGGCGTGGCGTTGTAAGCGTGTGGCAGGCGGAACAAGCTTGTTCCGCCTGTTGTTGATGCAGCACAAATTAGAGACGGATACTAAATATTGCCGTATGGACATACTTGCCGTCCATGCGTAGACTTGTCGGTCTGATCTGACTAGAAAGTCTTGCAATATGAATATCGCGAAGCTGTCGGTGCATGGGGACGACCCCACGCTCAAATCCATCCTCGAAGTCTTGCCCACCGATCCGGAACGGCAATGGCGCAAGGGCGAGGCGAAGGGCGCGAATCGCGTGCATCTCGATTCCGGCTTTGAAGTGCTGATCGCGCAGGCGCCCAAATCGCAAGTGTTGCCCTCGCGCATACGCAGCTACCTGGCCGAATGCCGTTCGCGCGGCGTCACGTTCACGATGCCGCGCATCGTGGCCGAGCTGCAACTGGAGTTGAACGGCGACGACACGGTCGACGCGCCGCTCGACCTGTCGCTGGCCGACATGCAGCACCTGACGGAAATGGGCATCAGCCTGAGCCTGGTGACGCGCTCCGCCCCAGCCTGACTCCCCAGTGATACCGAAGTGGCCGCCCTGAACGCACGGGCGGCCATTGTTCGTCACGGCTCTTCGAGCTCGACGGTGACCATATTGTCGTCCGGCTTGCGGTCGATCAGCTTGTTGTCGGGATCGATGCCCGCCTTGCCGGGCCGGCTGCCGACGATGACGGTGTAGCTCGCCTGACGGGCCGTCATGCGCAGGCGCTCGCGCAGCAGCGGATGGCCATTCGCATCGTCGACGCCGATCTCGATCCAGTCGTGCAGCGGCGCGTCGTGTTCCTCTCCCTGTTCGCCAGCCGTCAATTTGCCCGCCTGCACCTTGATGGTGACGGCGTACTTGCCATCGCCGCGCTTGGTGGCCGTGGCTGACAGGGCGCGGTTGTCGAACAGCACGATTTTCTCGAACAGGTCGTCGATCAGATAAGCCTGCTCGGGCGGCGTGACCTGGCGCAAGCCGGCAATCAGCGCCGTCACGCTCGCATACGGCGGGCCTTTCTGGCCATAGGTCTTGAGCAGGTCGCGCAGCACGCCGTTGACCTTGTCTTCACCGATGATATCTTGCAGCAAGTACATGGCCAGGCTGCCCTTGTGGTAGTGGATGTAGGCCTGGTTTTCATTCTCGGCCAGCGGCAATTCTTTCTTGCGCTCTTCGCTGCGCCCCATCAGGTATTGATTCAGGTCATAGCGCAGGAAGCGGCGCATCTTGGCCGGCCCTGCGGTTTTCTTCATCACCATCAGCGCCGAGTATTCGGCCAGGGTTTCGCTGAGCACGGTGGCGCCGCGCGTGTTGCCACC
Coding sequences within:
- a CDS encoding LysR family transcriptional regulator gives rise to the protein MNMSLADLRVFCSAARQPTLGAAALELNLTPSAVSKALRRLEGNMGAPLFDRSGKQLLLNDSGRLLLERARTLLALAEQARLDVMGERGAIDGRIAGPALLLWRHADTLAAALDAYPQASVRLQPAFEDAALAALARGDCHAALVTQDAIAQRGADWPATWHSTALGSMRMLLAAGRGHVLARGVPAACASVRCGMRDVLPHAFASPTHSLLCGEERGRHADGWRGVAGRTIRYWSDDVQLLLGYVQSGRALAYLPDFAVRAHDLLQVELAGSVDCSEQILLVWDGALAGKWLHALARQLSIHPN
- a CDS encoding MBL fold metallo-hydrolase, coding for MFSKTISSVLVSTVFAAGAASAAASAPLTLEVFNPGEEAIFPVASVLVAGKHDAVLIDAQFSRAEAQKLVEKIRASGKKLTTVYISHSDPDFYFGLDVIKAAFPQAKIVATPETVAEIRRKADAKVAYWGPILKDNAPKSIVIPEALKGKRIALEGQSLDIAGPTPARTYVWIPSIKAVVGGVVLFGNLHVWTADTQSAQSRQDWLKTLDGIAALKPVTVVPGHFKVGSPLTPDSIGFTRDYLVTFEEETAKAANSAALIEAMKMRYPKLGLDGALETSAKVAKGEMKW
- a CDS encoding DsbA family protein, whose protein sequence is MPTLHYIFDPLCGWCYGAAPLVEAARAVPGLTVAFHGGGMMTGSNRRQITPEWRGYVLPHDRRIEQMSGQPFGDAYINGLLNDTTAMMDSEPPITAILAAEVLAGKGLDMLQRVQRAHYVDGLRIADVPVLVTLAQELGMDGAAFQAEYARQAGAATQRHIDASRALLAQVGGQGFPTFVLDDGSGKLSVIDIGGFLGQPEKLQAQLGGVCDAQGCAL
- a CDS encoding catalase, which gives rise to MSQQPPFSTASGIPVADNQNSISAGPRGPLLLQDFHLIEKLQHFNRERIPERVVHAKGSGAYGTFTVTHDISRYTKAKLFAEVGKQTATFARFSTVGGERGSADTERDPRGFAVRFYTEEGNWDLVGNNTPMFFIKDPIKFPDFVHTQKRDPQSNLKSAEMMFDFWSHAPESLHQVTMLFSDRGTPDGYRHMDGFGSHTYSLINADGQRVYVKWHFKTRQGIKNLPAAEAGRLAGADPDYAQRDLFGAIARGDFPQWEVKLQVATQEQLDAWEQRTGWNPFDLTKVWPHADFPLLPVGIFELNRNPDNYHAEVEQAAFSPANAVPGMGYSPDKMLQGRLFAYHDAQLYRVGTNHQHLPVNAARCLFHNQQRDGGMAIHNGGAAQNYANVAAAGSAPQGLGHGEGALALDGGAARYDGRGVEDDYTQAGNLFRLMSAQAKQNLFDNLAAPLSLVRPETLQRQLGHFDRADAAYGAGVRAALQARGVAL